The Arachis ipaensis cultivar K30076 chromosome B07, Araip1.1, whole genome shotgun sequence genomic interval TTTCGAGCTATCACGGCCCTCCGGAGCAAAGTCCGGTACATCCATCTCGCCTGTCCGGCCAGGTCGGTTCCATGAAAATGCTCCTCCGTCCCAGGGATCAGCTGCGAGTCGATAAAGGTTGTAGCATCGAAATTTTTCTCCATGATGGTGAGAGTCCCCTCCGGGCTCGCAGACGCCCTCCACCTCTTAGGGGTGTGGATGAGTTCCACATCATCATCTTCCTGATGGGCAGAGGACGAGTGCCCGCCAACGACGACCTCGGGAAGGGGAGAAGCATGCGCCCCTTCTGGGTTCTTGCCCGACATGTCGGTATCCTGGGGAGAGGGCACAGATTGACCCTCCTTCTCCCCGGAAGGCCCCTCCAACTTCCCAGCGTCTTTCTCTTCGGCCTTCTCCTCGTCGCTTTCCTCGAAGAAGGTCTTCATCAGATTCTCAAGTCCCGTTACTGTAGCAGACATTTCCACTGCAGTAAACAGACAAACACATCAGTCGTTAGACAAGGTAAAGCAAAAGGTGACAAACAACACAAACACAAAACAAGATGACTCACGGATATAGCTCctggcggcctcccgttcacccatgagGAGATGGGGATTCACGGGGttcttctcaaaaatatcaaataaCACATCGACTATTTTCTTATCTACAGGGGACATCCTTTTATACGTCACCCTAATAAAAGAGTTCGACCCCGCCCTAAAACTCCAATAAGTGGGGATGAGAcgctccccctctaacgacaaccaaaaggggtgACGCCCTTTAACGGGGCGGACTTTGAAGAACTTATCTTTGAAACCATGGTAGGAGTCCTCGAACAGACCAAATATTCTCCTACCTTGGGCAGACCGGAAGGAGAGGAACCCTTTCCTCGCTTTTCCTTGTTTGGAGGGATTggtaaggttgaagaagaagaggaagacatccACCGACACTGGCAGCTCGAGATACTCGCAAACCATCTCaaaacagcggatagaagcccagctgttcggatggagCTGTGATGGCGACACGGATATCCGACTAAGAAGCGCCATTTGGAAAACGAAAAACGGTATCCAAACACCAACCTGAGTGAACATGGCTTTATAAAACCAAATCCAATCAGCAACCGGGgagcatgaaagttgatctcatacAACCGCTCATCGGGGGCAGGGACGATGGTCTCATAATTGAGCTCCTCGTCTGTGCCACCACAGAGGTACCCGGCTTGCCGGAACTCCGTCAGTTCCTCTAGATCCATTTGATTTGGAGAATCTTTCACATCGGAGGTTACCCAGGCGTACGGGTCGTAATTTGCAGCAGAAGTAGAACATCGGGCGACaatgcgaggcatacctacaagcggggtaccactccgttagacTATGAAATCGGAAGCCCGGAAAACACCCAGAAACTACGATAATCTTGCTAAACAGTTAAAATGGAGCATGGACGAATCTACACCTATcaagcaaaccacccaaaaacctaccctggaatggtacccctcccctaacTCATCTACCTAAGCACTGGAAGGACATCCAGCAACGAAAACCAAGCAGAGTAACAAACACAAGCAACAAGCATACAACAATAAAACACAAGCAAAGCGCAAGAGAATAGGGATGGAGAGTCACCTGAATTGATTGCAGGAACTTGAAAGTAAAGGAAAAGGCACAGAGACGCTCGAACAAGAAGCTTTGGATATCAGGGAGagaagaaaatgggaatagcaagaGTGGGAGCAAAGGAAAGAAGAAACCGTTTAAAAACCGCTGCACAAAGCGCGAAAAGGCCAGGGGTAAAATGGTCTTTGTGCGTGGAGTTTTTTgtaacccattatgagcatttaatgctcagcaCGAAAAACAAAGCGACAAAACGGTCGCCTCAGCAACCAAGAGACACGCGCGCAGGGGGCACGTCCCTCCCACGGCAAGCCGGCCCGGCGACAACACACGAACGAAGAAGCCACGCGCCATCAATATCTCCCACGATTATTACTGGCGCGTCGgaggcactgttacggcctggcccaaaccacTCGCGGGCCGGCCCGATCCGAGCACTATCCGACCCGAACGGTCGAAGGCAAGGAGATCCGCTGCCAACCCGGACATGCGTCCTTGACACGCGTCCCAGACAGCTTCTCCACAGCTGTGCAGGAGTGGCCTTGAGAAAGGTGGGCCTGTCCTTGCGGGGCCCACCTCTGGCACAGTATATATGGGGAAGGACCTACCCTTCCCCAGAGATACGTCACATATCATATCACACTTTTTCGCCTNNNNNNNNNNNNNNNNNNNNNNNNNNNNNNNNNNNNNNNNNNNNNNNNNNNNNNNNNNNNNNNNNNNNNNNNNNNNNNNNNNNNNNNNNNNNNNNNNNNNNNNNNNNNNNNNNNNNNNNNNNNNNNNNNNNNNNNNNNNNNNNNNNNNNNNNNNNNNNNNNNNNNNNNNNNNNNNNNNNNNNNNNNNNNNNNNNNNNNNNNNNNNNNNNNNNNNNNNNNNNNNNNNNNNNNNNNNNNNNNNNNNNNNNNNNNNNNNNNNNNNNNNNNNNNNNNNNNNNNNNNNNNNNNNNNNNNNNNNNNNNNNNNNNNNNNNNNNNNNNNNNNNNNNNNNNNNNNNNNNNNNNNNNNNNNNNNNNNNNNNNNNNNNNNNNNNNNNNNNNNNNNNNNNNNNNNNNNNNNNNNNNNNNNNNNNNNNNNNNNNNNNNNNNNNNNNNNNNNNNNNNNNNNNNNNNNNNNNNNNNNNNNNNNNNNNNNNNNNNNNNNNNNNNNNNNNNNNNNNNNNNNNNNNNNNNNNNNNNNNNNNNNNNNNNNNNNNNNNNNNNNNNNNNNNNNNNNNNNNNNNNNNNNNNNNNNNNNNNNNNNNNNNNNNNNNNNNNNNNNNNNNNNNNNNNNNNNNNNNNNNNNNNNNNNNNNNNNNNNNNNNNNNNNNNNNNNNNNNNNNNNNNNNNNNNNNNNNNNNNNNNNNNNNNNNNNNNNNNNNNNNNNNNNNNNNNNNNNNNNNNNNNNNNNNNNNNNNNNNNNNNNNNNNNNNNNNNNNNNNNNNNNNNNNNNNNNNNNNNNNNNNNNNNNNNNNNNNNNNNNNNNNNNNNNNNNNNNNNNNNNNNNNNNNNNNNNNNNNNNNNNNNNNNNNNNNNNNNNNNNNNNNNNNNNNNNNNNNNNNNNNNNNNNNNNNNNNNNNNNNNNNNNNNNNNNNNNNNNNNNNNNNNNNNNNNNNNNNNNNNNNNNNNNNNNNNNNNNNNNNNNNNNNNNNNNNNNNNNNNNNNNNNNNNNNNNNNNNNNNNNNNNNNNNNNNNNNNNNNNNNNNNNNNNNNNNNNNNNNNNNNNNNNNNNNNNNNNNNNNNNNNNNNNNNNNNNNNNNNNNNNNNNNNNNNNNNNNNNNNNNNNNNNNNNNNNNNNNNNNNNNNNNNNNNNNNNNNNNNNNNNNNNNNNNNNNNNNNNNNNNNNNNNNNNNNNNNNNNNNNNNNNNNNNNNNNNNNNNNNNNNNNNNNNNNNNNNNNNNNNNNNNNNNNNNNNNNNNNNNNNNNNNNNNNNTAgagttaaatttaaaaattaattaatagataaaataatattaattttttttaattttgataaatacaAGTCAACTTTAAAAAGTTCTACTTTAAGACTTAGTTTGGTAaaactattattttttataatttttaaaagttgtagcatctacctttgataattaaattaaaaatggcTTTTAATAAGAACAAGCAACAACAAATACATTCGTAAAATaacttctaaaatttaaaaatactatagtTGATGTTAATGAAATAATTAAACTTAGATATTGATTAATGTATGAGATTATAttaaactttttaattttgataagtaaATTTATCTTTGAAAAGATTCATtttaactattttcaaaaatctttattTTTCTAATAGTTGCAAGTACAAGTACATAGGCTTGATTTGCTTATTTGCACTTTTCAAAAGCTCTTCATTTTGGGTTGGTAAATAAAAATGACAATGTGCTTGTACTTGTAGCTCTCAAAAAATAAAGGATGCTTTTAAAAGCACCTGAAATAAAATTcttcaaaaataatttatgtttatcaaaattaaaaagtctaatataatctcatatattaattaatatttaaatttagttCTTACGTTAAtatctattataatatttttaaattttaaaagttattttactaAATGCACTTGTTGTTGCTTTtgcttattaaaattatttttaatttaatttactaaatatagatactataacttttaaaaaatcaatttttataaACTATTTNNNNNNNNNNNNNNNNNNNNNNNNNNNNNNNNNNNNNNNNNNNNNNNNNNNNNNNNNNNNNNNNNNNNNNNNNNNNNNNNNNNNNNNNNNNNNNNNNNNNNNNNNNNNNNNNNNNNNNNNNNNNNNNNNNNNNNNNNNNNNNNNNNNNNNNNNNNNNNNNNNNNNNNNNNNNNNNNNNNNNNNNNNNNNNNNNNNNNNNNNNNNNNNNNNNNNNNNNNNNNNNNNNNNNNNNNNNNNNNNNNNNNNNNNNNNNNNNNNNNNNNNNNNNNNNNNNNNNNNNNNNNNNNNNNNNNNNNNNNNNNNNNNNNNNNNNNNNNNNNNNNNNNNNNNNNNNNNNNNNNNNNNNNNNNNNNNNNNNNNNNNNNNNNNNNNNNNNNNNNNNNNNNNNNNNNNNNNNNNNNNNNNNNNNNNNNNNNNNNNNNNNNNNNNNNNNNNNNNNNNNNNNNNNNNNNNNNNNNNNNNNNNNNNNNNNNNNNNNNNNNNNNNNNNNNNNNNNNNNNNNNNNNNNNNNNNNNNNNNNNNNNNNNNNNNNNNNNNNNNNNNNNNNNNNNNNNNNNNNNNNNNNNNNNNNNNNNNNNNNNNNNNNNNNNNNNNNNNNNNNNNNNNNNNNNNNNNNNNNNNNNNNNNNNNNNNNNNNNNNNNNNNNNNNNNNNNNNNNNNNNNNNNNNNNNNNNNNNNNNNNNNNNNNNNNNNNNNNNNNNNNNNNNNNNNNNNNNNNNNNNNNNNNNNNNNNNNNNNNNNNNNNNNNNNNNNNNNNNNNNNNNNNNNNNNNNNNNNNNNNNNNNNNNNNNNNNNNNNNNNNNNNNNNNNNNNNNNNNNNNNNNNNNNNtataacttttaaaaaatcaatttttataaactatttttataaaGTACTAATGAgcaatagttcaaatggcatattCTTTCAATTCTCACTTAGAGATATTGGATTTAAGTCTCATtcttaacttttaaaaaaaaaatttttttataaaataaaaaatttactaatcaaattataatattttttatttactaaatacaaaataaaaaatgatgcTTTTAAAAAATACACTTTATCAAATCATATCTTACTAGTCTTAAaaatatttctatttttaaaaattacaaataCAAATGCAGAacttttttgtttattaaatacaaaataaaaatagaagagttGTAAACCTTTAATTAATcatcattagtatttttaatgatgtgaaattatattaaataatataaaattatttttatgttgaccaaattttaataaaaatgttaagTGTTAGATTTTCTTATATTATActtttaaaaattacaaatatctcattaaaaaattatataaaacaaACCTAAAACATGTACTCCCTCGGGCCTCAAGCCAGTCAAGCGTGTGTACATACTAGAGAGAGAATGGCTGAGAACTGAAGCTTTTACCAATAGTTCCAGTAACTCTATCACTCTACCAACCAAGAAACGcatcaaccaaaccaaaccaaacccaaCAAAACCCTCTCTTACAACAAATCCAAAACATCCTAAAAGTTTAAGAAATGCAAACGGCAACGAGAGCAGAAGCCGAACGTCTACTCGGGATCGCAGAAAAGCTCCTGCACACCCGCGATCTCAACGGCTCCCGCGAATTCGCCATCCTCGCCCAAGAAACCGAACCTCTTCTAGAAGGTTCCGACCAGATCCTCGCCATCGTCGACGTCCTCTTAGCCGCTGATAACCGTCCAAACGCCGCCACCAGCCACCCCCACCACCACCAACTCGATTGGTACGGCATCCTCCAGGTGGACCGCCGCACCAACGACCTCGACCTCATCAAGCGCAACTACCGCCGCCTCGCTCTCCTCCTCCACCCTGACAAGAGCCGCTTTGCGTACGCCGACCACGCCTTTAAGCTCGTCGCCGACGCCTGGGCGGTGCTCTCGGACCCAATCAAGAAGTCCAACTACGACAAGGAGCTCTCTTTCTTCTCCCGAGTCGACCTCTCCGTTCCCGGCTGGGTCCAGCAAGACAAGCTCCCGGTCCGTAGAACGGGACCTGGGCCTGGTCCAGGGCCAGGCCCAAGCGCCAGGACAAATAATAACAGTAACACCATAAGCTTCGACGGGATGAATATCAGCATGACTAATAACACGCCTGCGTCCGCCGCGAGGAACGAGATTGCGGTGGACGAGAATTCGAACCCGAGGCAGCGGCAGGGGCAAAACAGATCGGGAAATTTCTGGACCGCGTGTCCGTACTGCTATAGGTTGTATGAGTACCCTAGGGTTTACGAGGGATGCTGCTTGAGGTGCCAGAATTGTGACAGGTCCTTCCATGGGATCTCGATTCCTTCGCTGCCCCCACTGGTGCCGGGGCAGGATGCCTATTACTGCTGCTGGGGGTTCTTTCCGATGGGGTTTGTGGTTGGGAATGTGGGATCTGCGGAGAAAGAGCCTGCGCCGGCGCCGGTTCCAGTCACGGTTGCAGCTCCACAGTCTGCGTCGTCACTTCCGAATTGGATGCCTGCCGCGGCTGTTCAGGAGAATGGGGGAAATGTTTCTGTGCCGGTTGCAGCGCCGACGCCTGCTAGGGTGGCTGCCAGAGGAAGTATTTCGAATGGAGTTGCTGGATCTGGGCCGAGGAAGCGAGGAAGGCCTCGGAAGTATCCGTTGCAGTCATGATCCGTGGCGATTTAGGGTTTTGGTAGGGGCTGAGGAGCTTGTTGGAGTTGAAAGTGTAATTTTGTTGAATATGAAGTGTTCCATTGAAGATCAGAGAAGATGTGAAGCTGGTGCTGAGTGCCGAGGTGATAAGTagcgctcttttttttttttttttgttcttgtttgtaGATATTGTTTTAACTTATTGTCTCAATTGCCTCGTGATTGTTGTAATTTGGCTCTGTGATATATCTATTATGGAGTTGGATTTACTTGGCTGTTGGGGAGGAGAACGATTTCGCAGTTTGGTGTAGTTGAAATTCCATTGACATGGCCTTGGCAGCCAATTTTCCTAAATGTGGAAACATTCTTATAGAAGTGCTGTCATTGTATTTTTCTTGAAATCTCTGTAGGCAATCATATGTTTGGAATTGGTTTctgttaaaattattaaatttagttGCTAGCTGCTAGTCGTTCTATCTGGGTTCAGGGAAGATAGGGCTTTGATAGTTAATCCCTTAATCAGTTATGGCAAGGCACTATATTCTTGGCTTGGATAGTAGTAATGAAGAGATTGACAGAATTTGGTTATGCCTAGGTGATCATGGGGTGAATGTAATCAAGTGATTGGCAGAATTTGGTTATGTCTAGGAGATCATGGGTAAATGCAATCAAGAGATTGACTCCTTGATCTAGCTCTGATGTTTAAGTGAGTACCTAGAATAAGAAGTCTCAGAAAAGGAGTGTGCATGTTCATGTATGTTTGTGTGAGAGAGTGACAAAACGAGCTTATATTCATATACTTAGAGGCATCTACAGGTTGAGTAATCTTGACTTGTCACTGACTAGGAAGTCAGAATAGTTGGTATGAGGTCTTCTATGATTGTTTTTTTCCTCTGCTGAAGTTTCTTCTCCGATTGTAAAATCAGACAACCCCATGCACAGTATGCTAGTTAGTATGAACCCATTTGAAAATTCAAATTGTGAGCATCTGGCTTAATTGACAATAAACGTGTTTTGTCAGTGTTGTGTTACCCATTTCTGCAGTCCAATTCCAAGTTTCTATGCGTTGATTGTGTCTTTTATATATCTTAATTGGTTTTGTCTGATGTCTGAATCTGTTTCTATGTAATTTCTTTTCCTCAAAATTCTATGTAGAGGGTGCCGCCTTCAACTTGAGGTTACTTTTCAGTCTTGAAAAGTTACTTGGAATTTAAAGGTTACTACCTGCTTGTCCCAGCCTGCCAGGAACTAGGTTGGGACAGTGATAGTTAAAAGTTTTTATTACAGAAGGGGCAAAGGAATTGttagattatttattttttgcaatCTGATTTTCATCTGTAGTTTTAAAATGTAAATGGGATTGCATTCatcaaatttttagaaaatagcaGGTGCTGCTGCGGCTGAATTACAGTTGCAATGTGGTTGCAGATTgtcaatgaattttttttttcccgGTTCAAATGTGATCTATATGTCTGAGAATGAGAAACTCACTCAATTTCATTTATTCGTTGGTCGGTTTTAGTTGCTGATCTTTGTGTTGTATTTTGGCACTTTGCATATGGTAAAGAGGGACGGTGACTAGTGATTAATAACCTAAGAAAAAGTTGTGTGGAAGAGAGAATTGGAGTACCTCCAGTGTTGTTTCTCCACATTTATAGTTGTTTCTTGAAGGAAGATATCCATATATAACCCAAACGTATCAGGACTGTTATCTTCTTAACCCCGAAATGACTTCATAGTTATTGAGATTATTGGCAAATATGTTCATATGCAAACAATTCTTAATTATTTTGACGTAACATGTATAGCATTAACCACCCTCCCcccccttctttttttttcttttctttctttctctcctttTACATTCACACTGTTTCAAATAAaccttttgttattttctttttggCCACTACACTTTCAACAAGAACCTTAGGTGGTCTACGATTACAAACGggcctctttctttctttttgattttttgaGTCAGTGAACAGGCTCGTCTTTAGTGGGCATGAGAAAATAAAAGGGAACAAATATGCAAGCTGATATATTGATTGGAAGATTTCAAGTGTATCGAAGAACACCGGTATTCCAGTTGTTTTAgctgttgattttaattaatatatattatatatattttttataattcagatcaacggttaaaacaactagaACACCGGTATTTCCGGTACACTTGAAACTCTTTCTAAGTTTTATATGACATGGATAATCATAGTTTTGAAAAGCATGCATTAATACTATACATCATATCATTCATATGTATCAAAACATATGGTGGAAGTTCCTCTAATCCCATTACATCTATTTCCAATTGTTCATCTCAAGCCAACCCCGCAAACCAGAATACCTAGACCCAGATTGAAATCCCACCTGTaagggtgagcacgggtagcgggtatCTGATTACTTGTtcaaatccgaaccaaaccaattaaattggttctggaaaCAACGGATAATCAGGTTTAACTCGAACCAAACCAATGGTTCTCTCTAGTAATTGGTTCGAGTAACGATTTTGAGGGTGCGGAATCCGAACAAACCCGTGGACCCGATcatgtattaattaaataaaaaaaatttaaatatatatatgcaTTTTAATGAAGGATTATAGAGTGAAGACTTTGAAAGATTATTCCTTTGAAGGATTATTTCTATTGCACTTTTGTATTTAGCTGTTAATGtgtttggtgtttaacatgtttggattttaatgtgtttagtttttaatatatttggtgtttaacatgtttggattatttctattgattttatatgtttattgtacttacagaatttttaagagaaatattttatttttttaattcttttttatgaatttttgtttTATCGCGTACCCAATTATCCGAACCAAATCAATctgttcttaatcggtttggtttggtttagggtttagggtttagggtttagggtttcaatGGTTCTATTTTCACCCTAAACCCGAACCAACCCGACCCGTGGCCACCTGTAGACCCCAACTCAATCATCCCTAACTCTCTTGGCACCCTTTTTTCTATTCAATAGGGGAGACTATGGTCATGGAAACCCCCGAACCTAGGATAGATGTTAGCCATAGATTCGGAACCACCAGACCCTAGCGACCCGGGTTTCTCGGGCTCGGAAATTATCAACATTCGAAAATTAATGACCCTATTATGGCAGTTTAGGGAGATAGAGAAACCCTGGATGGGAAGATGTTCGTATGTAATGAACGGGTTCTTGTGGTTGTGTTTCTTTGGGTGCCTAGAAGCTCTAGCTTCAGTCATCTTTGTTTTGGCCTTTGTGATTATCCTGTCGTGGAATGCTAGAGCGGCAGCGAGCCCAAAGTTTGCTAAGTCTATTAGGATGCGTGTGGTTTTAAGAAGTGAGACCATAACAAGACACTGAAAACAAGACACAAAAGATAGGGAGATACAAAAATTATTGTTCTTGTATTTGTTTGGtaataaattagaacaaattacGAAAGNNNNNNNNNNNNNNNNNNNNNNNNNNNNNNNNNNNNNNNNNNNNNNNNNNNNNNNNNNNNNNNNNNNNNNNNNNNNNNNNNNNNNNNNNNNNNNNNNNNNNNNNNNNNNNNNNNNNNNNNNNNNNNNNNNNNNNNNNNNNNNNNNNNNNNNNNNNNNNNNNNNNNNNNNNNNNNNNNNNNNNNNNNNNNNNNNNNNNNNNNNNNNNNNNNNNNNNNNNNNNNNNNNNNNNNNNNNNNNNNNNNNNNNNNNNNNNNNNNNNNNNNNNNNNNNNNNNNNNNNNNNNNNNNNNNNNNNNNNNNNNNNNNNNNNNNNNNNNNNNNNNNNNNNNNNNNNNNNNNNNNNNNNNNNNNNNNNNNNNNNNNNNNNNNNNNNNNNNNNNNNNNNNNNNNNNNNNNNNNNNNNNNNNNNNNNNNNNNNNNNNNNNNNNNNNNNNNNNNNNNNNNNNNNNNNNNNNNNNNNNNNNNNNNNNNNNNNNNNNNNNNNNNNNNNNNNNNNNNNNNNNNNNNNNNNNNNNNNNNNNNNNNNNNNNNNNNNNNNNNNNNNNNNNNNNNNNNNNNNNNNNNNNNNNCCTCatttttttcataattaaaaatataattatgaaaatataataataaaaaatataattatgaaaaattaataagaataatgaaagaaagaatgaaaaataagttgtatcTCTTGTTAGTATTTCTGTGTCCTTTCTGTCAAGATGGagacaaaatacactaatttaataTATCTGGACACAATGTCTCTATCCATGTCTCATCTGTCAGACATGAATTATGTCTCTGTGTCTCTATCTTAGTGTCTCGTGCATGTAAATAAACGCAACCATAAATAATACTGTAGGCAGTATAAACCTGATGATTGATGTTGCCGTCATTCAAGAGATGCGGTGTAGCAGTATGTGGCAAGTAATTCTATCAAAAATTTTGGGTTTGATTTCTCCTTAGTGATTGATGCTAATGGTTTCTTAGGAGGAATTTGGCTCCTCTGGAACAAACCCAATTTGAGAATTCGGAAAATAGAGAGACATGACCAAGTGCAACATGTTTCGATAGATGGGACATATAGGTGGGCTGCTCACTATGGTATATGCTCATGATGGTCCACTTATTTTTCGTCCATGATTGGGGCCTGGTAGTCTTCTATGAAATGTCTATCGTAGAACTACTCCCATCCACTCATGTAGCCACTAATTGGATCTCCATCAACATTAAGACTCAGTTGATAAATCACGTCATGTAGGGTAATGGTCACCTCCCTATAGGGTAGGCGAAAAATGTGAGACTTTGGCCACCATCGCTCGACTAATGCGGAGATTAATGTCCAATCATGTCCTATTTAATCATGTAGGCCACGTGTCAAAACTAATACGTCTGAGATATGTCCTGATATGCTCGCTGGGCCTCGCCAGTAAATTCTGTCGCCTCCATAAGACCCTATCAGGCTAAAAAAAAACTTATGTAAAACTGATGCTCAAAATaatacaaattttatttttattaaagacATAACTTAAACGTTATACCAGTTGTCCAAGTCTTCCAACAATATGCTCTCCTTAGTCTAATCTAAAAAAGGTGCCTCGTAGCCTAATAAATTTTGCtccatcaaaataactaaaataaaatatttaaaaattaatttcaataactctcaactaaaataaatattttaaaaataacgaTAATTAAAGTaaggatttttttcaaaaaatattttaaatattttatttacagaTATAGGTAATTTGTAGCATATTTATCGATTTTCATTCCTATacatatctcatttacagtgtaaacgaattaAGATTGCTTATATCTTGTTTACgctgtaaatgagataagacaTGTCACGGAGTTCATGTATCGTGTTTGCACACGTGTTATTAGTaacggatccagaaaattttttcagtgggggcaaaatatatataatataataataatttttataattatactatAATGTTATAAAATAGGAATATTCTTTAAATtatttaaccaataaattaaaataaaataataattcaaaataataacaaataatttagaatttcaTTCTTCTAGGTTgcatattttgaaaagattgaaTAATCTTTTCATTGTCAATACAATCAAATGTCTCTCTTTCTATGTATGTTACTAAACAATCTCTTTTTATTAGAAGAGGTCGATGGATTGTTTTGGGATCCAATCTCCAATGATGAGGTTCTTTTGAAATATTTCTCCATTACTAATAAGATAAAATTATAAATCtaggttaattaattaataaaaaaaattcacaattctacacaaattaaaaattataatataaaattataaatacaaaattaataaaCATATGTCAtttaaataaatttccaacaacaacaaaataattTCCAGTCTCTCTTCTCAGCCACTCATTTCTTTGCCTTATCGTTGCTTAAAGAGGATGCTTGTGAATTCCAATCAAGAGAAAGATAATCAAGCTGCTATGAAAGAATTAAAAATACCAGATCTGATGCAACAAATAGAATGCTTCATGTTAATCAACAAATATGTATCAGATCATTAAAAGGAATCGTCAGAAGATTTCTAcatccaaaaattcaaaatcaatattAGTTGATTATTGACTGATTTATATTGTTTTCTCGTATTTATACTTTCAGTATCACAGTATGGTTTGTTATATGTgagaataaatttaaaaaatacaacAGGGTAGGCACGGCTAAAATTTTGTTATTATGGATAAGAAGTGTGTATAATTAAttcaatatatttttgttttggtATAGGAATCAGTATTATTTTgtaaagaaaatttttgaaaattttgtaatCAAACTAAACTTGCAATTACATCACAACAAATTAAGtcttcaaaaataattaaatcaatgCACAAAACAATTAACAaacaaattaatcaaattaaactTGCAGTTACatcaaaacaaattcaaatattcaatcacaaattcacaattaACAAATTACgctgtaaatgagataagacaTGTCACAGAGTCCATGTATTGTGTTTGCACACATGTTATGACACTTAGCTTATCTCGTTTATCGTGTTTGCACATGTTATGACAATGTAAATGATATAAGCAATCTTATTTCATTTATACTGTAAACAAGAT includes:
- the LOC107609388 gene encoding uncharacterized protein LOC107609388, which translates into the protein MQTATRAEAERLLGIAEKLLHTRDLNGSREFAILAQETEPLLEGSDQILAIVDVLLAADNRPNAATSHPHHHQLDWYGILQVDRRTNDLDLIKRNYRRLALLLHPDKSRFAYADHAFKLVADAWAVLSDPIKKSNYDKELSFFSRVDLSVPGWVQQDKLPVRRTGPGPGPGPGPSARTNNNSNTISFDGMNISMTNNTPASAARNEIAVDENSNPRQRQGQNRSGNFWTACPYCYRLYEYPRVYEGCCLRCQNCDRSFHGISIPSLPPLVPGQDAYYCCWGFFPMGFVVGNVGSAEKEPAPAPVPVTVAAPQSASSLPNWMPAAAVQENGGNVSVPVAAPTPARVAARGSISNGVAGSGPRKRGRPRKYPLQS